The following coding sequences lie in one Sorghum bicolor cultivar BTx623 chromosome 6, Sorghum_bicolor_NCBIv3, whole genome shotgun sequence genomic window:
- the LOC8083434 gene encoding uncharacterized protein LOC8083434 yields MPSYPSPIYIYIYMITLLISNYACNPKLAWYLQYWGKMVKAYTVLMALCMVILFSCNAVEGGAYMRHEALSRKGLKEQRKLATISGLNPSVSNLSGQASSNVNGVNNNNSESTNTNMPDAGTAYTPMTSTTTDSHHDLSVDQYRRITHNNENKP; encoded by the exons ATGCCAAGCTATCCttctcctatatatatatatatatatatgataactCTCCTTATCAGTAACTATGCATGTAATCCAAAGCTGGCATGGTACTTGCAATAT TGGGGGAAAATGGTGAAGGCATATACCGTTCTTATGGCCCTTTGCATGGTAATTCTGTTTTCTTGCAATGCCGTGGAGGGTGGAGCATACATGAGGCATGAAGCACTTTCTCGCAAAGGTCTAAAAGAACAAAGAAAGCTAGCCACTATTAGTGGACTGAATCCTTCAGTTAGCAATTTGTCAGGTCAGGCATCTAGCAACGTTAATGGTGTGAACAACAATAACTCTGAAAGCACAAATACTAATATGCCGGACGCCGGTACAGCTTATACCCCGATGACTTCCACTACCACAGATTCCCACCATGACCTCTCAGTTGATCAGTACCGCAGGATTACTCACAACAATGAGAATAAGCCGTGA
- the LOC8067759 gene encoding defensin Ec-AMP-D1 yields MESSRKIQPVVILLLLLIVATGMAPAAVQARECEKDSERYVGMCTSRVNCANVCRGEGFMSGKCSTFRDRCICTKPC; encoded by the exons ATGGAGTCGTCACGTAAGATCCAGCCGGTCGTCATCCTGCTTCTCCTGCTCATTGTGGCCACCG gtatggcgccggcggcggtgcAGGCGAGGGAATGCGAGAAGGACAGTGAGAGATATGTTGGGATGTGCACGTCCAGAGTGAACTGCGCCAACGTGTGCCGTGGTGAAGGCTTCATGTCTGGCAAGTGCAGCACCTTCCGCGACCGCTGCATCTGCACCAAGCCGTGCTAA